A single genomic interval of Candidatus Poribacteria bacterium harbors:
- a CDS encoding glutamine amidotransferase, with the protein MFEKMMKYPIDVFREGNFSFGVPLPGLLIAVLLVALFVATIWAYRSTRGRTRRPFRGILIFFRTVVLCLLAFCLLKPFLTIYQTSPDDSYLLVMVDQSKSMQITDSTDDATRLHRANELLFKEGEGLLEKLNAKFKVRFFGFDTTAKRIPSEPLNAANGESTDIPQAVNEALDDLQGVPLSGAVLLTDGADRSSADIAKFAMQIRERKLPIHTVGIGSKTGNPDLELVKVDIPRTAEEDFPVEMWLTLKRKGFPGKKVNVQLISDGRILKTESVDMDKESSWMRQLRVTDDVSDTKTERVLLRFIPRQAGTQRFEVHAELGETEAVPQNNTKTFLLKVAPTKRVKILFVDGKPRSEFGFIKRALKNDPNIQLTDRFLTSFTNDTRHYGGTQSEAAHNFRFYPDQKEMLFDFDAIILGNVDASQFTPTQLENTHEFVRTRGGGLLMLGGSKSLGNHEFSESYINTPIAQCLPIELEIGSPPAPLAPRRRGSQSLRNTGYKLQLTPDGKVETLMALANSPTENIERWTRLPTLMGYSKVKRAKAGALVLAEHPTDRNEFGNRILIATHNYNAGRVMVFTPHTSWRWRMHTPHEDDSYERFWRQVAKWLTTAPKEHIRLDIAKTAYSLKEPVIIEVTATDPQFEPTNNAKLRAVVVDEAGKRRELKLEQVLGKDGFYTARFIPNRYGEYTVTATGTLDGENLGEQQSLFEVKTSYAEFSNAELNVELLKTLAEGSGGAYYSPEEASQLANRIPLVESATSKITDVDIWDMPLIFGLVIALLGFEWFLRKRGGLI; encoded by the coding sequence TTGAGAAAATGATGAAGTACCCCATAGATGTCTTCCGAGAAGGCAATTTCTCGTTTGGAGTGCCGCTGCCGGGACTCCTGATAGCCGTGTTGCTCGTCGCGCTTTTTGTGGCTACGATATGGGCATATCGGAGCACGCGCGGACGCACGCGACGCCCATTTCGAGGGATTCTCATTTTCTTTCGCACTGTTGTGCTCTGTTTACTCGCTTTCTGTCTACTTAAACCCTTCCTCACAATTTACCAAACCAGTCCTGATGATTCTTATCTATTGGTAATGGTCGATCAGTCCAAGAGCATGCAGATTACCGATTCGACCGATGATGCAACCCGATTGCACCGCGCCAACGAACTCCTTTTCAAAGAGGGAGAGGGGCTTCTTGAGAAACTAAACGCCAAATTCAAAGTACGATTCTTTGGGTTCGATACGACAGCAAAACGGATTCCGAGCGAACCGTTGAACGCAGCGAACGGCGAAAGTACAGATATTCCGCAGGCGGTTAACGAAGCACTCGACGATCTACAAGGTGTCCCGCTTTCTGGGGCTGTGCTGTTGACAGATGGGGCAGACAGAAGCAGCGCAGACATCGCAAAATTCGCGATGCAAATCCGAGAACGGAAACTCCCTATCCATACCGTCGGTATCGGCTCAAAAACGGGCAACCCGGATCTCGAACTCGTCAAAGTGGATATTCCGAGAACCGCCGAGGAAGATTTCCCCGTAGAAATGTGGTTAACACTCAAACGCAAGGGATTTCCGGGAAAGAAAGTCAACGTTCAACTCATCAGCGACGGACGGATACTGAAAACAGAATCCGTTGATATGGATAAAGAGTCCTCCTGGATGCGCCAACTCCGTGTAACAGATGATGTATCTGACACAAAAACAGAACGTGTCCTGCTCAGGTTCATACCGCGACAAGCGGGCACCCAAAGATTTGAAGTCCATGCAGAGCTAGGCGAAACGGAAGCGGTCCCACAAAATAATACGAAGACGTTTTTATTAAAGGTAGCACCTACAAAACGCGTAAAAATCCTATTCGTTGATGGCAAGCCGCGTTCCGAATTCGGCTTTATAAAACGCGCCCTCAAAAACGATCCGAACATCCAACTAACCGACCGATTCTTGACAAGCTTTACCAACGATACACGGCATTATGGGGGCACACAATCCGAAGCAGCACACAATTTCCGCTTTTATCCCGACCAGAAAGAGATGCTCTTCGACTTTGACGCGATTATCTTAGGCAACGTCGATGCTTCACAATTCACCCCTACGCAGTTAGAGAACACCCATGAATTCGTACGCACCCGAGGCGGTGGACTGCTGATGTTAGGCGGTTCCAAATCTTTAGGGAATCACGAATTCTCGGAATCCTATATTAACACACCGATTGCCCAATGCCTCCCCATAGAGTTGGAAATCGGTTCACCACCGGCACCGTTAGCACCCAGACGACGCGGCTCGCAGTCTCTTAGAAACACGGGATATAAATTGCAATTGACACCCGATGGAAAAGTTGAAACACTCATGGCATTGGCAAATAGCCCAACGGAGAACATAGAGCGTTGGACGCGTCTTCCTACGCTCATGGGCTATAGTAAAGTAAAGCGGGCAAAAGCAGGAGCACTTGTTCTCGCTGAACATCCGACAGATCGGAATGAATTCGGCAATCGCATCCTTATTGCAACCCATAACTACAATGCAGGACGCGTCATGGTGTTTACACCGCACACCTCATGGCGGTGGCGGATGCATACCCCCCACGAAGATGATAGTTATGAACGGTTCTGGCGACAGGTCGCCAAGTGGTTGACAACCGCACCCAAGGAACATATTAGACTCGATATTGCGAAAACCGCCTATTCCCTGAAAGAACCCGTGATAATTGAGGTTACCGCTACAGATCCGCAGTTTGAACCCACAAACAACGCAAAACTCCGAGCAGTTGTGGTTGATGAAGCGGGAAAACGGAGAGAACTGAAACTTGAGCAGGTCCTCGGTAAAGACGGATTCTATACAGCGCGTTTTATTCCGAATCGGTACGGCGAATACACCGTCACTGCTACCGGTACCCTTGATGGTGAAAACCTCGGAGAACAACAGAGTCTGTTCGAGGTAAAGACCTCCTACGCCGAATTTAGCAACGCCGAACTCAACGTCGAGCTTCTCAAAACACTCGCTGAAGGTAGCGGTGGGGCATACTACAGTCCCGAAGAAGCATCGCAACTTGCCAATCGGATTCCACTTGTCGAGAGTGCAACGTCAAAGATTACGGACGTAGACATTTGGGATATGCCCCTAATTTTCGGGTTGGTCATCGCGCTACTTGGATTCGAGTGGTTTCTAAGGAAACGGGGTGGGTTGATATAG
- a CDS encoding aspartyl protease family protein, translated as MKHTTRIELVNRKDMFLAEAGVIAPGEIRQVIVEDAVVDTGATGLSLPEPLIEQLGLTPVRNRRARTTNGIVTRTVYSEVRYTVLERDGTIEVANLPADLPALVGHMILEYLDLCLDIKRGLIYNPEHDDEWIEDQL; from the coding sequence ATGAAACATACAACAAGAATTGAACTCGTAAACCGAAAAGATATGTTCTTGGCGGAAGCAGGCGTTATCGCCCCTGGAGAAATTCGGCAAGTCATTGTTGAGGACGCGGTCGTTGATACTGGCGCAACCGGGTTGTCCCTCCCAGAACCACTCATTGAACAGCTCGGTTTGACGCCAGTCAGGAATAGACGAGCGCGAACCACGAACGGTATCGTCACTCGAACCGTTTATTCAGAAGTCCGCTATACAGTCTTGGAACGGGACGGAACAATAGAAGTAGCAAACCTGCCAGCGGACCTGCCAGCCCTTGTAGGGCACATGATTTTAGAATACCTTGACCTTTGCCTCGACATCAAAAGAGGTTTGATTTACAATCCCGAGCATGACGATGAGTGGATTGAAGACCAGCTCTAA
- a CDS encoding HEPN domain-containing protein yields MDKISRQDIQATCDDIVREFAPLQVILFGSYAYGTPTEDSDVDLLVVMPIPKSETRRQTVEILQRIPRRFRMDLLVRSPEEIAYRVSYNDWFLREITEKGKVLYQSTDFFLKPIKKEKRAMNPLTLEWIQKAEGDYTVMRQNHQSSTPVYDAICFHAQQCIEKYLKAWLQEANIPFSKTHDLKDSLSLIAPTIPAWRAWHSDFSSFTTHAVDLHYPGEFATAEDAAHVVQICTTVRQAVRDQLN; encoded by the coding sequence ATGGACAAGATTAGTCGTCAAGACATTCAAGCTACATGCGATGATATTGTGCGGGAATTCGCACCACTACAAGTCATTCTCTTTGGCTCCTATGCTTACGGCACCCCCACAGAGGATTCGGATGTCGACCTACTCGTAGTGATGCCGATTCCCAAATCAGAGACGCGCCGCCAAACCGTAGAAATCCTGCAGCGTATTCCACGCCGGTTTCGCATGGATCTATTGGTGCGTTCTCCTGAAGAAATCGCCTACCGCGTTTCGTATAACGACTGGTTCCTTCGCGAGATCACCGAAAAAGGAAAAGTACTTTATCAATCCACAGATTTTTTCCTAAAACCGATTAAAAAGGAAAAACGCGCTATGAATCCATTAACCTTGGAGTGGATACAAAAGGCTGAAGGCGATTACACCGTTATGCGCCAGAATCATCAATCATCGACGCCTGTCTATGATGCTATCTGCTTCCATGCGCAGCAGTGTATCGAAAAATACCTGAAGGCGTGGCTTCAAGAGGCGAACATCCCTTTTTCAAAAACGCACGATTTAAAAGACTCGCTCAGCTTAATAGCTCCCACTATTCCCGCTTGGCGGGCATGGCACTCGGACTTCTCATCATTTACAACCCATGCTGTGGATCTCCATTATCCGGGAGAGTTTGCCACGGCTGAGGATGCAGCGCATGTAGTGCAGATATGCACTACAGTTCGTCAAGCCGTTCGCGATCAGCTGAATTAG
- a CDS encoding dockerin type I domain-containing protein has product MDVSCNWQGSTIELVLIDPDGTQITPRDAAANPRITYKPAPTYAIYTLENPKVGEWQIQATGTDIPPQGEPFNLTVSAASDFFTNLLSFDSSYTVGETIQIGIEVQEKTGDTFAAVLGATTAAKVIRPDGRVDTLNLHDDGSHDDRAANDGVYANNYRSVDKHGTYLIQVSAENGFSREIQRQVVVGRIDNVFIDGSSLTPAAGATLKQTPSVISAVISGPAGKINSNSIVLKVDRNTVSHTYDSINQLVSYRAGGLSSGEHNVQLSVRDTSGNAIETTWSFRTQVADALTERTTLTGHTSSVYSVAFSPDGQTIASGSGDNTIRFWDVNTATEIKKLIGHTDSVYSVAFSPDGQTIASGSFDNTIRLWNVTTGAEIKKLIGHTDWVWDVAFSPDGQTIVSTSVDKTVRLWDVATGTHETLTRHTDAVSSVSFSPDGQTIAGGSLDNIIYLWDVNTGMQRKTLIGHTGVVWDVSFSPDGQTLASGSADRTLHLWDVTTSIQHQILTGHTQGVYSVAFSPDGQTLASGSAGRIICLWDVNTGIQRQTLTGHTDTVLSVAFSPDGQTLVSGGDDNTIRLWGAAPDVQPSALAADVNGDGVVDTQDLTLVHANLGKYGQNDADINGDGIVNAEDIVLVLAAIEAAAGAP; this is encoded by the coding sequence ATGGACGTTTCCTGCAACTGGCAGGGCAGCACGATTGAACTCGTGCTTATTGATCCAGATGGCACTCAGATAACGCCCCGGGACGCTGCTGCGAACCCACGCATCACTTATAAACCCGCGCCGACTTATGCCATCTATACGCTTGAGAATCCAAAGGTAGGCGAATGGCAGATACAGGCGACCGGCACAGATATTCCACCGCAAGGAGAACCCTTCAACCTCACCGTGAGCGCGGCTTCAGATTTTTTTACCAATCTCCTCTCCTTCGATTCAAGTTATACCGTTGGCGAAACCATCCAGATCGGCATCGAGGTCCAAGAAAAAACTGGGGATACATTTGCCGCAGTGTTAGGCGCGACGACTGCTGCCAAAGTCATTCGTCCAGACGGCAGAGTTGATACGCTTAACTTACACGATGACGGTAGTCATGATGATCGTGCGGCGAACGACGGTGTCTATGCCAATAACTACCGCTCCGTCGATAAACACGGAACATACCTCATTCAAGTGTCGGCGGAAAACGGGTTCTCTCGCGAAATTCAGAGACAGGTTGTCGTAGGGCGTATTGATAATGTCTTTATTGATGGGTCAAGCTTGACTCCCGCTGCAGGGGCAACGCTCAAGCAAACCCCAAGCGTTATCAGTGCGGTGATCTCAGGACCTGCAGGCAAGATTAACAGCAATTCAATTGTGCTGAAGGTTGACAGAAACACTGTCTCACATACTTATGATAGCATAAACCAACTCGTTTCCTACCGGGCGGGCGGTTTATCCAGTGGCGAACACAATGTGCAGTTAAGTGTCCGGGATACGAGCGGTAATGCAATTGAGACGACTTGGTCATTTAGGACGCAAGTTGCAGACGCGCTAACAGAACGCACAACCCTCACAGGGCATACGAGCAGTGTCTATAGCGTCGCGTTTAGTCCAGATGGACAAACTATCGCAAGTGGAAGTGGTGACAACACCATCCGTTTCTGGGATGTTAACACAGCCACTGAAATCAAAAAACTCATAGGGCATACGGACAGTGTCTACAGCGTCGCGTTTAGTCCAGATGGACAAACTATCGCAAGTGGGAGTTTTGACAACACCATCCGTCTCTGGAATGTCACCACCGGTGCTGAAATCAAAAAACTCATAGGGCATACCGATTGGGTTTGGGACGTAGCGTTCAGTCCGGATGGACAAACTATCGTAAGTACAAGTGTCGACAAAACTGTTCGCCTCTGGGATGTTGCCACCGGCACACATGAAACCCTCACAAGGCATACGGATGCTGTCAGTAGCGTATCATTCAGTCCGGATGGACAAACTATCGCAGGGGGTAGTCTTGACAATATCATTTATCTCTGGGATGTAAACACTGGCATGCAACGTAAAACACTTATAGGACATACGGGGGTTGTCTGGGACGTATCATTCAGTCCGGATGGGCAGACACTCGCAAGTGGGAGTGCTGACAGAACTCTCCATCTGTGGGATGTCACCACCAGCATACAACACCAAATACTCACAGGGCATACGCAAGGTGTCTATAGTGTGGCGTTTAGTCCGGATGGGCAGACACTCGCAAGTGGGAGTGCCGGCCGAATCATCTGTCTCTGGGATGTAAACACCGGCATCCAACGCCAAACCCTCACAGGGCACACGGATACTGTCCTCAGCGTGGCGTTTAGTCCGGATGGGCAGACACTCGTAAGTGGGGGAGATGACAATACCATCCGGCTCTGGGGAGCCGCACCAGATGTTCAACCGTCAGCGTTAGCGGCAGATGTGAACGGCGATGGGGTCGTAGATACCCAGGATCTAACATTGGTTCACGCGAACTTGGGAAAATATGGACAGAACGATGCGGATATCAACGGTGATGGCATTGTGAATGCAGAGGATATCGTTTTGGTTTTAGCGGCAATAGAGGCGGCTGCCGGCGCGCCATAG
- a CDS encoding T9SS type A sorting domain-containing protein — protein MSHLFTPEEVQQWLTEARQFADKSPAHRRGVLLLAQLLTLLAPEETVLLPNYPNPFNPETWIPYRLANPAEVTLTIYAVNGQVVRTLDLGHQTAGFYEDRNRAAYWDGRNAQGESVASGVYFYTLSAGDFTATRKLLIRK, from the coding sequence GTGTCGCATCTATTCACCCCAGAAGAGGTACAACAGTGGCTCACTGAAGCCAGACAGTTCGCCGATAAGTCGCCTGCTCATCGGCGCGGGGTGTTGTTATTGGCACAACTCCTTACCCTGTTAGCACCAGAAGAAACTGTGCTATTACCGAATTATCCGAATCCATTCAACCCAGAAACGTGGATCCCGTATCGTTTAGCAAACCCCGCAGAGGTCACACTCACGATCTATGCCGTCAACGGGCAGGTTGTACGTACCTTGGACTTAGGGCATCAGACAGCAGGTTTCTATGAAGATCGAAACCGTGCCGCGTACTGGGATGGCAGGAACGCACAAGGGGAGTCTGTTGCAAGTGGTGTCTATTTCTATACGCTATCCGCTGGCGATTTCACTGCTACGCGAAAATTGTTGATTCGGAAATAA
- a CDS encoding Uma2 family endonuclease: MTQQELHEIVEGIRSPEQVSMTLAEFLEYDIEGYEYVKGELVPMSPATRAHSRISVNVIRYLDQHVRENQLGEVHVETTFQVGERGLKPDVAFVSTTRLDGDENKGFPIPPDLAIEVVSPTDAQSRIVDKAFAYLNAGTRRVWVLEPRSQTVTVYRSEKDMTLLTCEDTLTAEDVVPGFTCSVSQLFE; this comes from the coding sequence ATGACACAACAAGAACTCCATGAAATCGTGGAAGGGATTCGTTCACCCGAACAGGTCTCCATGACATTGGCAGAATTTCTTGAGTACGATATAGAAGGATATGAGTACGTTAAAGGAGAATTAGTGCCGATGTCACCAGCGACGAGAGCACATAGCAGGATTAGTGTCAACGTCATTCGGTATTTGGACCAGCATGTCCGTGAGAATCAGTTAGGGGAGGTACATGTAGAGACAACTTTTCAGGTTGGTGAACGTGGACTGAAGCCAGATGTGGCGTTTGTGTCAACAACCCGGTTAGATGGAGACGAAAACAAAGGATTTCCGATACCGCCCGATCTGGCAATTGAGGTCGTTTCGCCGACAGACGCTCAGTCGCGTATTGTCGACAAAGCGTTTGCCTATCTGAACGCAGGGACGCGCCGCGTCTGGGTTCTTGAACCCCGCTCTCAAACAGTGACGGTTTACCGTTCTGAAAAAGATATGACCCTGCTTACGTGTGAAGACACTCTCACCGCTGAGGATGTTGTACCAGGGTTCACCTGTTCCGTCTCGCAACTTTTCGAGTAA
- a CDS encoding sulfatase, which yields MNNSYKSVMFVIADDWSRIAKCYGNDVIRTPNIDAFAERGVVFDHAFCTSPSCAVSRACILTGQHSHTHGQYGHCHGIHGFRTHEHITSVPKILKAHGFATACIGKKHVEPATVYPFDYEPRVDARSPVDMAAKVNDFLAENADKPFYLHIGSSYPHRAGKGFGNDRTHAGIESDPYSPDEIIVPNFLPDVPAVREDLADYYESVSRWDAVVGGVLDALDASGRADETLVFVTTDHAMPFPGAKASSFDSGHHCPLLIASPTQQKRGFHNQALVNWVDFCPTMLEWCGVEHPDGTDALPGRSILSILEDDSAHPGNGEWEETYFSHCFHEVTNYYPYRVLRGRRYKYVRNLAYQLETPLPSDLFRSISWTAVRNDNVQQLGERQRTDFLHQGREALFDIENDPAESQNLIDVPALQDIANEMRQKVIDFRQKTEDPWLEQSFQEGETQSFF from the coding sequence ATGAACAATTCCTACAAAAGCGTCATGTTCGTTATCGCTGACGATTGGAGCCGTATCGCAAAATGCTACGGAAACGATGTTATTCGTACACCAAACATTGATGCCTTCGCCGAACGCGGTGTCGTGTTTGACCATGCATTCTGTACAAGTCCATCTTGTGCTGTGAGTCGCGCCTGCATTCTCACAGGACAACACAGCCACACACATGGACAATACGGACACTGCCACGGGATTCACGGATTCCGTACGCATGAACATATCACATCAGTGCCGAAAATCCTGAAAGCACACGGATTTGCTACAGCGTGTATCGGAAAGAAACACGTCGAACCCGCCACAGTCTATCCGTTTGATTATGAGCCGAGGGTCGACGCGAGAAGCCCTGTAGATATGGCAGCGAAGGTAAATGACTTTCTCGCTGAGAACGCCGACAAACCGTTCTATCTCCACATCGGTAGCAGCTATCCACACCGAGCAGGCAAAGGCTTCGGAAATGACCGGACACATGCCGGTATTGAATCCGACCCCTATAGCCCGGACGAAATAATCGTGCCGAATTTCCTGCCAGATGTCCCAGCAGTCCGTGAAGACCTCGCTGACTATTACGAAAGCGTTTCACGATGGGATGCTGTAGTGGGAGGGGTATTAGATGCCCTGGACGCTTCTGGACGCGCAGACGAAACCCTCGTCTTCGTCACAACAGATCACGCCATGCCGTTTCCGGGCGCGAAAGCATCGAGCTTTGACAGCGGACACCACTGCCCACTGCTTATCGCCAGCCCTACACAACAAAAACGCGGCTTCCACAACCAAGCACTCGTCAATTGGGTCGATTTCTGTCCAACGATGTTAGAGTGGTGCGGTGTCGAGCATCCCGATGGCACGGACGCACTCCCGGGCAGGTCTATTCTCTCCATCCTCGAAGATGACAGCGCGCATCCAGGGAACGGTGAATGGGAAGAAACCTATTTTTCTCATTGCTTCCACGAGGTGACCAACTACTATCCCTATCGCGTGTTGCGCGGTCGACGGTATAAGTACGTCCGGAATCTGGCGTATCAATTGGAGACGCCGCTCCCCAGTGACCTGTTCCGATCCATCTCATGGACAGCCGTTCGGAACGATAACGTCCAACAACTCGGTGAACGACAGCGGACAGACTTTCTACACCAAGGGCGCGAGGCACTCTTTGACATAGAAAACGATCCAGCAGAATCACAAAATCTTATTGACGTGCCAGCGTTACAAGACATCGCCAACGAGATGCGCCAAAAGGTCATCGACTTCAGGCAGAAAACTGAGGATCCCTGGCTTGAGCAGTCCTTCCAGGAAGGCGAAACGCAATCTTTCTTTTAA